The following coding sequences lie in one Mesorhizobium sp. NZP2298 genomic window:
- the tyrS gene encoding tyrosine--tRNA ligase produces the protein MPAFKSDFLRTMSERGFIHQISDETGLDQLFAKETVTAYVGYDATATSLHIGNLISATMLYWLQETGHRPIALMGGGTSMIGDPSFRDDQRSLLTPEAIATNIEGIKRIFGRILRFGDGPNDAIMVNNADWLMKLNYVEFLRDVGRHFSVNRMLTFDSVKLRLDREQSLSFLEFNYMILQGYDFVELARRQNCRLQMGGSDQWGNIINGVDLGHRMDTPQLYALTTPLLTTSSGAKMGKSAKGAVWLNGDLFSPYDFWQYWRNTEDADVERFLKIFTRLPLDEIARLAALGGSEINEAKKVLATETTAIVHGREAAQQAEETARKTFEEGALADTLPTVGADKAALEAGVGILSLLVTAGLASSNGEARRHIQGGAVRINDQSVTDDRRMVTLQDLSPENVVKLSLGKKKHVLVRPA, from the coding sequence ATGCCTGCCTTCAAATCCGATTTCCTGCGCACGATGAGCGAGCGCGGCTTCATCCACCAGATTTCGGATGAGACCGGCCTCGACCAACTTTTCGCCAAGGAAACGGTCACCGCCTATGTCGGCTACGACGCCACCGCCACCAGCCTGCATATCGGCAATTTGATCTCCGCGACCATGCTCTACTGGCTGCAGGAGACCGGGCACCGGCCGATCGCGCTGATGGGCGGCGGCACGTCGATGATCGGCGACCCGTCCTTCCGTGACGACCAGCGCAGCCTTTTGACACCCGAGGCGATCGCCACCAACATCGAGGGCATCAAGCGCATCTTCGGCCGCATCCTGCGTTTCGGCGACGGCCCGAACGACGCCATCATGGTCAACAATGCGGACTGGCTGATGAAACTCAACTATGTCGAGTTCCTGCGCGATGTCGGCCGGCATTTTTCCGTCAACCGCATGCTGACCTTCGACAGCGTCAAGCTGCGGCTCGACCGCGAGCAGTCGCTGTCGTTCCTCGAATTCAACTATATGATCCTGCAGGGCTATGATTTCGTCGAACTCGCCCGGCGCCAGAACTGCCGCCTGCAGATGGGCGGGTCGGACCAGTGGGGCAACATCATTAACGGCGTCGATCTCGGCCATCGCATGGACACGCCCCAACTCTACGCGCTGACCACGCCGCTGCTCACGACATCGTCCGGCGCCAAGATGGGCAAATCGGCAAAAGGTGCGGTGTGGCTCAACGGCGACCTCTTCTCGCCCTATGATTTCTGGCAGTACTGGCGCAACACCGAGGACGCCGATGTCGAGCGCTTCCTGAAGATATTCACCCGCCTGCCCCTCGATGAGATCGCACGGCTGGCCGCACTCGGCGGCTCCGAGATCAACGAGGCCAAGAAGGTGCTGGCGACGGAGACGACGGCGATCGTTCATGGCCGCGAGGCGGCACAGCAGGCCGAGGAAACCGCGCGAAAAACCTTCGAGGAAGGGGCGCTCGCCGATACGTTGCCGACCGTCGGGGCCGACAAGGCAGCGCTGGAGGCCGGCGTCGGCATCCTGTCGCTGCTGGTCACGGCTGGACTGGCATCGTCCAATGGCGAGGCGCGGCGGCACATCCAGGGCGGTGCGGTTCGCATCAACGACCAGTCGGTCACCGATGATCGCCGCATGGTCACGCTTCAGGATCTGAGTCCGGAAAACGTCGTAAAGCTTTCACTCGGCAAGAAAAAACACGTTCTGGTGCGGCCGGCCTGA
- a CDS encoding ArnT family glycosyltransferase, with protein sequence MALNRNYILLFLFSLVMTVSGLASLPPIDRDESRFVQATKQMAESGDYVDIRFQNASRYQKPIGIYWLQSAAVTLSGKGAEAPIWVYRTVSALGIAIAVLAIAWTGTNLFGANAGLAAGLVMAAIFATAFEGRDAKTDAMLLACCVAAQGALAQIYLAARRNEPVAGHLWWIFWIAQGAAILIKGPIAPLLSALTIAALFAFERDGRWLSKLKVGRGLLLVVLITLPWLAAITWKSHGAFLQQAVGKDMLGKVASGEESHGLPPGFYMLTYSLFMWPFGLIAVGAGLQALNRLRDDVRLRFCLAWYIPFWLVFELIPTKLPHYVLPAYPGMALLIGWLLTLQPQDANAPLRRWQQWLWWSTAFGLVVVSLGLAAVCIGAPIYLTHTFSWWSIPAAAAALGTGYLGFSRQLQVPLPRIGATAACAGITYALLFGVIAPSLKPIWLSPAIKQAVLANKVCDTTVLASARYQEPSLVFLVGTKTVLTDIGGVAEHLLADPACALGLAPIEDEQKLNGMLSVRGKSANRVAEVDGVNYSSGDKLSLGLYRIAQ encoded by the coding sequence ATGGCGTTGAACAGGAACTACATCCTTCTCTTCCTGTTCAGCCTGGTGATGACGGTTTCGGGGCTGGCATCCCTGCCGCCGATCGACCGGGACGAGTCGCGTTTCGTCCAGGCCACCAAGCAGATGGCGGAGAGCGGCGACTATGTCGACATCCGCTTCCAGAACGCCTCGCGCTACCAAAAGCCGATCGGTATCTATTGGCTGCAATCTGCCGCCGTGACCTTGAGCGGCAAGGGGGCCGAAGCGCCGATCTGGGTCTACCGCACGGTCTCCGCGCTTGGCATTGCCATTGCGGTGCTGGCGATCGCCTGGACAGGGACCAATCTTTTCGGCGCCAATGCCGGCCTCGCCGCCGGCCTGGTGATGGCGGCGATCTTCGCCACGGCCTTCGAGGGCCGCGACGCCAAGACCGATGCGATGCTGCTCGCCTGCTGCGTGGCGGCGCAAGGCGCACTGGCGCAGATCTACCTGGCAGCACGGCGCAACGAGCCGGTCGCCGGCCACCTCTGGTGGATATTCTGGATCGCCCAAGGGGCGGCGATCCTCATCAAGGGGCCGATTGCGCCGCTGCTGTCGGCGCTGACAATCGCCGCGCTGTTTGCCTTCGAGCGCGACGGGCGCTGGCTGTCGAAACTCAAGGTCGGGCGCGGCTTGTTGCTCGTCGTGCTGATCACGCTGCCCTGGCTCGCCGCGATCACCTGGAAAAGCCATGGTGCTTTCCTGCAGCAGGCTGTCGGCAAGGACATGCTTGGCAAGGTCGCGTCGGGCGAGGAATCGCATGGCCTGCCCCCGGGCTTTTACATGCTGACCTATTCGCTGTTCATGTGGCCCTTCGGCCTGATCGCCGTCGGCGCCGGTCTCCAGGCCCTCAACCGTCTGCGCGACGATGTCAGGTTGCGCTTCTGCCTCGCCTGGTACATCCCTTTCTGGCTCGTATTCGAACTCATTCCGACGAAGCTGCCGCACTACGTTCTGCCGGCCTATCCCGGCATGGCGCTGCTGATCGGCTGGCTGCTGACCTTGCAGCCGCAGGATGCCAATGCACCGCTCAGGCGCTGGCAGCAATGGCTGTGGTGGTCGACTGCATTCGGTCTGGTCGTGGTAAGCCTTGGTCTGGCGGCGGTCTGTATCGGAGCGCCGATCTACCTCACCCACACCTTTTCCTGGTGGAGCATTCCGGCCGCCGCTGCCGCGCTCGGCACCGGCTACCTGGGTTTTTCGCGGCAGTTGCAGGTGCCGCTGCCCCGTATCGGAGCCACCGCCGCCTGTGCCGGCATCACCTATGCCTTGCTGTTCGGTGTCATCGCTCCATCCCTGAAGCCGATCTGGCTGAGCCCGGCGATCAAGCAAGCGGTGCTTGCCAACAAGGTTTGTGACACGACGGTGCTGGCCTCGGCACGCTATCAGGAACCGAGCCTGGTGTTCCTGGTCGGCACCAAGACGGTGCTGACCGATATTGGGGGGGTGGCGGAACATCTGCTTGCCGATCCGGCCTGCGCGTTGGGGCTGGCGCCGATCGAGGATGAGCAGAAACTGAATGGCATGCTGTCGGTGCGAGGCAAATCGGCGAACCGCGTCGCCGAAGTCGACGGCGTCAACTATTCGTCGGGAGACAAATTGTCGCTCGGCCTCTATCGTATCGCGCAATGA
- a CDS encoding lipid-A-disaccharide synthase N-terminal domain-containing protein yields MFNVLQELATWLHQVFIKQFDAWVLLGFIAQFFFTMRFVVQWLASEKAKRSVVPVAFWFFSLFGGGLLLIYAIQRQDPVFIAGQAMGMFIYIRNLWLIANERKAAMTKVD; encoded by the coding sequence GTGTTTAACGTGCTTCAGGAACTGGCGACGTGGCTTCACCAGGTTTTCATCAAGCAATTCGATGCGTGGGTCCTGCTCGGCTTCATTGCCCAGTTCTTCTTCACCATGCGCTTCGTCGTGCAATGGCTCGCCTCGGAAAAGGCCAAGCGCAGCGTGGTCCCGGTGGCCTTCTGGTTCTTCTCCCTGTTCGGCGGCGGCCTGCTTCTGATCTATGCCATCCAACGCCAGGATCCGGTGTTCATCGCCGGCCAGGCCATGGGCATGTTCATCTACATCAGGAATCTCTGGCTGATCGCCAATGAGCGCAAGGCGGCGATGACCAAGGTCGATTGA
- a CDS encoding phosphatase PAP2 family protein, with amino-acid sequence MRIVRGRFAARPARYPNIVWSVWGLGWVLLTAAAFVRLDTPAGMLRDQWSPGFVRLADFFTQFGLGGWYLIPPALLLVAANLTDWRSLSRRSLMLAYNWTCLAFLVLSAVGLSGLTVNVLKYAIGRARPLYFQDFGVLALHPFAFDARFAGFPSGHATTMGAVFGVLLLLFPRRWYIALAVTACIASTRVFVGAHYPSDTVAGFGLGCAFALACGVVFARLGFIFRPTQSGLPVRKASFRLVAPER; translated from the coding sequence ATGCGGATCGTGAGAGGGCGCTTTGCTGCCCGTCCCGCCAGGTACCCGAACATAGTATGGTCGGTCTGGGGCCTGGGCTGGGTTCTGCTGACAGCGGCGGCGTTTGTCCGTCTCGACACCCCTGCGGGGATGCTTCGCGATCAATGGTCACCGGGATTCGTCCGTCTGGCCGACTTTTTCACGCAGTTCGGTCTCGGCGGCTGGTATCTCATTCCGCCCGCGCTTTTGCTCGTCGCGGCCAATCTGACCGATTGGCGAAGTCTCTCGAGACGATCATTGATGCTCGCCTACAACTGGACTTGCCTGGCTTTCCTGGTGCTGAGCGCCGTCGGCCTGTCCGGTCTGACGGTCAATGTCCTGAAGTACGCGATCGGCCGGGCCCGACCGCTCTACTTCCAGGATTTTGGTGTCCTGGCCCTGCATCCCTTTGCTTTCGATGCACGCTTCGCCGGTTTTCCGTCCGGCCATGCCACGACGATGGGCGCGGTGTTCGGCGTTCTTCTGCTCTTGTTTCCGCGACGCTGGTACATCGCGCTGGCGGTGACAGCCTGCATCGCCTCGACCCGGGTCTTCGTTGGTGCCCACTACCCGAGCGACACGGTCGCCGGCTTCGGCCTCGGCTGCGCCTTCGCGCTCGCCTGCGGGGTGGTCTTTGCCCGTCTCGGCTTCATCTTCCGGCCGACGCAATCGGGATTGCCGGTCCGCAAAGCATCGTTCCGGTTGGTTGCCCCGGAAAGATAG
- a CDS encoding glycosyltransferase family 2 protein, translated as MPDALISIVIPCRNEAANLPLLIDEIETAMAGRDFELIIVNDGSTDETAAVLTEQATLRSFPVRELRHQKSAGQSLSVRSGAWAARGSIVATIDGDGQNDPQYIPVLVDALRQAGPDFGAAQGQRLKRRDSKVKQLASRFANWLRNAILHDETRDTGCGLKAVHTDILRKLPFFDGTHRFVPALVIQEGYRVVHCDVVDRSRRHGKSNYGIFDRGLQGALDLGGVWWLRRRRRRMPKVEEIKRV; from the coding sequence ATGCCGGACGCATTGATATCCATCGTCATTCCTTGCAGGAACGAGGCGGCAAACCTGCCGCTGCTGATCGACGAGATCGAGACGGCGATGGCCGGGCGCGACTTCGAACTGATCATCGTCAACGACGGCTCGACCGACGAGACGGCTGCCGTGCTGACCGAGCAGGCGACGCTTCGCTCCTTTCCGGTACGGGAATTGCGGCATCAGAAATCCGCCGGCCAGAGCCTTTCAGTGCGTTCGGGCGCCTGGGCGGCGCGCGGCAGCATCGTCGCCACGATCGATGGTGACGGCCAGAACGATCCGCAATACATCCCCGTGCTGGTGGACGCCTTGCGGCAGGCCGGCCCCGATTTCGGCGCCGCCCAGGGGCAGCGCCTCAAGCGCCGCGACAGCAAGGTCAAGCAACTGGCGTCGCGCTTCGCCAACTGGCTGAGAAACGCCATCCTGCATGATGAGACGCGCGATACCGGCTGTGGCCTGAAGGCTGTCCATACGGACATCCTGCGCAAGCTGCCGTTTTTCGACGGCACGCACCGCTTCGTCCCCGCTCTGGTCATCCAGGAGGGCTATCGCGTGGTGCATTGCGACGTCGTCGACCGCTCGCGCCGGCACGGCAAGTCGAACTACGGCATTTTCGACCGCGGCCTGCAGGGCGCGCTCGATCTCGGCGGTGTCTGGTGGCTGCGCCGCAGGCGCCGCAGAATGCCAAAAGTAGAGGAAATCAAGCGTGTTTAA